A single genomic interval of Devosia oryziradicis harbors:
- a CDS encoding translocation/assembly module TamB domain-containing protein produces the protein MVALSSTLRRFALVGLCLAGVAAPAVAQDAALPDPGVEVLAMGNEEQKDWLTNFVQDRLSTPERQIRLSNIDGALGSDVSIREITISDANGVWLRVNNARLNWNQAALFGGRLEVRTLAADSIEYIRNAVPVEGAVDLPAPEASGGFQVPQLPVAVILEQLSVPKVTFGEGVFGLGSEISLAGAMTLDGGNLDANLDIVRLDGPGGTLDLDVAYRKADNSVDLGLSLVEPENGVIANLLNIENRPAVTLALKGSGPVTELRTDLTLQANGQTALSGVATVNQQAEGIAVVADLRGPLATLIAEPYRPFFGAETALTANALIRSEGGISVTGLRLTGGQLSLEAAAETTPDNFLKSLDLDAVIADPNGGQVTLPVPGSATRVGSAQLAVGFGGEAEENWTATLDMAGFETTGFAAETLALTLGGVAANLSDPTARRLTFNGDGTLAGISGSEEIEAALGDGIGIGIAGLWNAGEPVQLAEFRVAGQALTAALNGRLDGLDFTGDVALETSSIAPFSGLAGRDLAGALTLQASGSIMPLTGGFDLTLDGTGSNLAIGDKLADGLLAGNVALSGRVARTEAGLTADDFRIANQQVQLLADGTYSNALADFTFNLDLSDLALLSDQASGALSVVGTAKGQDSVIDLALDAGVADGTLAGRVLRDGALRFDGRYNVDRLDGTIGGSAALDGYRTTLAANLMVTPSEQALGNIDFQAAGTRITGGVTRVTLTGLLDGGLTVVSPDVSVPAALALIDASGSVNADVTLAPVDGKQGVTLRADMRDLVANDIRVGAADINASVVDLFGVPVVDGGASASDVSAAGVDIERLSATATQTGDTTAFDAQASLATGTDVDIAGSLTPVEQGYRLAVDRAQLQQGQLSARLARPTVVQVSGSSVALDAVRFDVGSGSITATGSAGETLGIDLEINALPLSIANAVAPDLGLAGTINGRASITGTGSDPQVNFEARAAGINAAAIRDFGIAPLDATASGTFRNGTVTLAAVSANGNGGLTLRGSGTVPLDGGGLNLAVTGSAPLALANRFVADRGGQLSGVVALDARVSGSLVSPQFGGRVSTNGAGYIDPELNLRLQGISGSASLEGSNLVIDSLSGNLATGGSVSASGSVGLSGGVPANVRVALNSARYADGNLFVATLSGNLALTGNLTGSPLLAGDVFVEEANITVPENFGGGAQLIDVDHINTPPAVEQTLQRAKIDDRTGAPIPQTRPAGLLLDVNVNAPNQIFIRGRGLDAEVGGSVRLTGPINNIQPVGGFSLNRGRLAILGQRVTFESGTVTLVGDLDPFLNLVARTEGDGITVFVTVSGRASDIDVSFTSNPMLPQDEVLSRLIFNRSMGELSPLQLAKLAGAAAELVGGGGNGLVDSLRGAAGLADLDIVTDDKGNVAVQAGTYIQDNVYLGVQAGAGGQSKVTINLDVTNDLKVTGAAGQDGNSSLGVFYEKDY, from the coding sequence ATGGTCGCGCTGTCCTCCACTTTGCGGCGTTTCGCGCTGGTTGGGCTGTGTCTTGCCGGCGTCGCCGCGCCTGCAGTGGCGCAGGACGCGGCCCTACCCGATCCTGGCGTTGAAGTGCTGGCGATGGGCAATGAAGAGCAGAAGGACTGGCTGACCAACTTTGTCCAGGACCGGCTGTCCACGCCCGAGCGGCAGATCAGGCTCAGCAATATCGATGGCGCGCTGGGATCGGATGTGTCGATCCGGGAGATCACCATTTCCGACGCCAATGGCGTCTGGCTGCGCGTCAACAATGCACGGCTGAACTGGAACCAGGCGGCGCTGTTTGGCGGCCGGCTGGAAGTGCGCACGCTGGCGGCCGACTCCATCGAATATATCCGCAATGCCGTGCCTGTCGAAGGGGCGGTAGACCTTCCGGCACCCGAGGCGAGTGGCGGTTTCCAGGTGCCCCAACTGCCAGTGGCCGTGATCCTCGAGCAACTCAGCGTGCCCAAGGTCACGTTCGGCGAGGGCGTGTTCGGGCTGGGCTCGGAGATCTCCCTGGCTGGCGCCATGACGCTCGATGGCGGCAATCTCGACGCCAATCTCGACATCGTCAGGCTCGACGGACCGGGCGGCACCCTCGACCTCGACGTGGCCTATCGCAAGGCGGATAACAGCGTCGATCTGGGCCTGTCACTGGTCGAGCCGGAAAACGGCGTGATCGCCAACCTGCTCAATATCGAGAACCGCCCCGCGGTGACGCTTGCGCTCAAGGGCAGCGGGCCGGTAACCGAGTTGCGCACCGACCTCACCCTTCAGGCCAATGGCCAGACGGCGCTTTCGGGCGTGGCCACCGTCAACCAGCAGGCCGAGGGTATAGCCGTGGTAGCCGACCTGCGCGGACCGCTGGCAACGCTGATCGCAGAGCCGTACCGGCCGTTTTTCGGCGCGGAGACGGCATTGACGGCCAATGCGCTGATCCGGTCCGAGGGCGGCATTTCCGTTACGGGTCTGCGGCTGACCGGTGGTCAGCTGTCGTTGGAAGCGGCGGCGGAAACGACGCCGGACAACTTCCTCAAGTCGCTTGATCTCGATGCCGTCATCGCCGACCCCAATGGCGGGCAGGTGACGCTTCCGGTGCCGGGCAGCGCGACGCGCGTCGGCTCGGCGCAACTGGCGGTCGGCTTCGGCGGAGAGGCCGAGGAGAACTGGACCGCGACGCTCGACATGGCTGGTTTCGAGACGACCGGCTTTGCCGCCGAGACGCTGGCGCTCACGCTGGGTGGCGTCGCCGCCAATCTCAGCGATCCAACGGCGCGGCGGCTGACTTTCAATGGCGATGGGACGCTGGCGGGCATTTCCGGCTCCGAGGAAATCGAGGCGGCGCTGGGGGACGGCATCGGCATCGGCATTGCCGGGCTGTGGAATGCGGGCGAGCCGGTGCAGCTGGCGGAGTTCCGGGTGGCCGGGCAGGCGCTGACGGCGGCGCTGAACGGGCGGTTGGATGGGCTCGATTTCACCGGCGATGTGGCGCTGGAGACTTCCAGCATAGCGCCCTTTTCAGGGCTGGCGGGGCGTGACCTGGCCGGCGCGCTGACCCTGCAGGCGAGCGGGTCGATCATGCCGTTGACCGGCGGGTTCGACCTGACGCTCGATGGCACAGGCAGCAACCTTGCCATTGGCGACAAGCTTGCTGACGGTTTGCTTGCAGGAAACGTGGCGCTTTCCGGTCGCGTGGCGCGCACCGAGGCAGGGCTGACGGCGGACGACTTCCGGATCGCGAACCAGCAAGTTCAGTTGCTGGCCGATGGCACATATTCCAATGCCTTGGCCGATTTCACCTTCAACCTCGATCTCAGCGACCTGGCGCTGTTGTCGGATCAGGCGTCGGGCGCGCTCAGTGTGGTGGGGACGGCCAAGGGGCAGGACAGTGTCATCGACCTGGCCCTCGATGCTGGTGTGGCCGATGGCACCTTGGCCGGGCGGGTGCTGCGCGACGGCGCGTTGCGCTTTGACGGGCGCTACAATGTCGACCGGCTCGATGGCACCATTGGCGGGTCGGCGGCGCTGGATGGGTATCGCACGACGCTGGCGGCCAATCTAATGGTGACGCCCAGCGAGCAGGCACTGGGCAATATCGACTTTCAGGCGGCCGGGACGCGGATCACTGGCGGCGTCACGCGGGTGACCTTGACTGGGCTGCTCGATGGGGGGCTGACGGTGGTTTCCCCCGACGTATCGGTACCGGCGGCGCTGGCGCTGATCGATGCGTCTGGCTCGGTCAATGCCGACGTGACGCTGGCGCCTGTCGATGGCAAGCAAGGCGTGACGCTGCGGGCCGATATGCGCGATCTCGTTGCCAACGACATCAGGGTCGGCGCCGCCGATATCAATGCCAGCGTGGTGGACCTGTTCGGTGTGCCGGTGGTGGATGGTGGCGCCAGCGCCAGCGACGTTTCGGCGGCAGGCGTCGACATCGAACGGCTATCGGCGACGGCGACACAAACCGGCGACACGACGGCCTTCGATGCACAGGCCTCGCTGGCAACAGGCACGGATGTCGATATTGCTGGGTCGCTCACGCCGGTTGAACAGGGCTACCGGCTTGCGGTGGACCGGGCGCAATTGCAGCAGGGGCAGTTGTCGGCACGGCTCGCCCGGCCGACAGTGGTGCAGGTCAGCGGTTCGAGCGTGGCGCTGGATGCGGTGAGGTTCGATGTCGGGTCGGGCTCGATCACGGCCACGGGGTCGGCCGGCGAGACGCTGGGCATCGACCTTGAGATCAACGCACTGCCGCTGTCGATCGCCAATGCGGTGGCACCGGATCTGGGCCTTGCCGGAACCATCAATGGTCGGGCCAGCATTACCGGCACGGGCAGCGATCCACAGGTGAACTTTGAAGCACGGGCTGCGGGCATCAACGCAGCGGCCATTCGCGATTTCGGCATAGCCCCTCTCGACGCGACAGCCAGTGGCACGTTCCGCAATGGCACGGTGACACTGGCGGCAGTGTCGGCCAATGGCAATGGCGGGCTGACGTTGCGCGGTTCGGGCACAGTGCCGCTCGATGGGGGTGGGCTGAACCTGGCTGTGACTGGTTCGGCACCGCTGGCGCTGGCCAATCGTTTCGTGGCCGATCGCGGCGGGCAGTTGAGCGGCGTGGTGGCGCTGGATGCGCGGGTGAGCGGCAGCCTTGTTAGCCCGCAATTCGGCGGGCGGGTGTCCACCAATGGGGCCGGCTATATCGACCCGGAACTCAACTTGCGGCTGCAGGGCATCAGCGGCTCGGCGAGCCTTGAGGGCAGCAATCTCGTTATCGACAGCCTCTCGGGCAACCTGGCGACGGGCGGCTCGGTCAGTGCTTCGGGCTCGGTGGGGCTCAGCGGGGGCGTTCCGGCGAATGTACGGGTCGCACTCAATTCGGCGCGCTATGCCGATGGCAACCTGTTCGTGGCGACGCTTTCGGGCAATCTGGCGCTGACCGGCAATCTCACCGGCTCGCCCTTGCTGGCGGGCGACGTGTTCGTCGAAGAGGCCAATATCACGGTGCCGGAGAATTTCGGCGGCGGAGCCCAGCTGATCGATGTCGACCACATCAACACGCCGCCGGCAGTGGAACAGACGCTTCAGCGGGCCAAGATCGATGACCGGACCGGCGCACCGATTCCGCAGACGCGGCCGGCAGGGTTGCTGCTCGACGTCAATGTGAACGCGCCCAACCAGATCTTCATTCGCGGCCGCGGGCTCGATGCGGAAGTGGGCGGGTCGGTGCGGCTGACGGGGCCGATCAACAATATCCAGCCGGTGGGTGGCTTTTCGCTCAATCGCGGGCGGCTGGCGATCCTGGGGCAGCGCGTCACCTTCGAAAGCGGCACGGTAACGCTGGTGGGCGACCTCGACCCGTTCCTCAACCTGGTGGCGCGCACCGAGGGTGACGGGATCACGGTGTTCGTCACGGTTTCGGGCCGCGCCTCCGATATCGATGTGAGCTTCACCTCGAACCCGATGCTGCCCCAGGACGAAGTGCTGAGCCGGTTGATCTTCAACCGCTCGATGGGTGAATTGTCGCCTCTGCAGCTGGCCAAACTGGCGGGCGCGGCAGCCGAGCTGGTCGGAGGCGGCGGCAATGGACTGGTCGACAGCCTGCGTGGCGCGGCGGGGTTGGCCGATCTCGACATCGTCACCGACGACAAGGGCAATGTCGCGGTGCAGGCGGGCACCTACATCCAGGACAATGTCTATCTGGGCGTGCAGGCCGGGGCCGGGGGGCAGAGCAAGGTGACAATCAATCTAGACGTCACCAATGACCTCAAGGTCACGGGCGCTGCCGGGCAGGACGGCAATTCGAGCCTGGGCGTGTTCTACGAGAAGGACTATTGA
- a CDS encoding extracellular solute-binding protein translates to MKLVPFLATILLLGLIAPAWAQTQTGQWVHAFAMEGEPKYGPDFTHFDYVNADAPKGGVVRIGTMGGFDTFNPILPKGDPVSGLGLVYETLMTPSLDEQSVYYGLLAEALKIGDDYGSVTFRMDPDARWHDGEPVTAEDVVWSFNKAIEVNPDQQQYYASIEKAEVTAPGEVTFTFNQTGNRELPLILGQLLVLPQHWWEGKDASGKQRSINESTLEPPMGSGPYELSSFDAGRTVTYRRAEDYWGNDHPTHVGTNNFDEYRVEFFLDETVWFEAFKGDQFDFWSEYTARRWATGFDFPAVKEGRVVQELFAEDYNGSGLMVGFIPNLRREKFQDERVREALNYAFDFESLNKTLFYGQYERVDSHFFGLPFKSTGLPEGEELDILNSVKDLIPPSVFTEPYVNPVNGDAGKLRGNLRQALSLLNEAGYTLNGTQLVDAAGQQLTIEILTNQPSLEPMFQNLVTNLGTIGVLATIRNVDSPQYINRLRSFDYDMVYTQWPQSWSPGNEQRFFFGSQSATEEGSRNYAGIADPGIDALIDKLIVADDRASQEAAVKALDRVLLHHHYVVPGYTLRNSRTARWDRFSRPENLPEFSSGFPTIWWWDAEKAAKTGGAGQ, encoded by the coding sequence ATGAAGCTTGTCCCGTTCTTGGCTACCATTCTGCTGTTGGGCCTCATTGCCCCGGCATGGGCGCAGACGCAGACCGGCCAATGGGTCCACGCCTTCGCCATGGAAGGCGAGCCGAAATACGGCCCCGACTTCACCCATTTCGATTATGTCAACGCCGATGCGCCCAAGGGTGGCGTCGTGCGCATCGGCACGATGGGCGGCTTCGACACCTTCAACCCCATTTTGCCCAAGGGTGATCCTGTCTCCGGCCTCGGGCTGGTCTATGAAACGCTGATGACCCCGTCCCTGGATGAGCAGAGCGTCTATTACGGCTTGCTGGCGGAGGCGCTCAAGATTGGGGACGACTATGGTTCGGTGACGTTCCGCATGGACCCCGATGCCCGCTGGCATGACGGCGAACCGGTGACTGCCGAGGACGTAGTCTGGAGCTTCAACAAGGCCATCGAGGTCAATCCGGACCAGCAGCAATACTATGCCAGTATCGAAAAAGCCGAAGTGACGGCCCCTGGCGAAGTCACCTTCACCTTTAACCAGACCGGCAATCGAGAGTTACCCCTGATCCTGGGCCAGTTGCTGGTCCTGCCGCAGCACTGGTGGGAGGGCAAGGACGCCAGCGGCAAGCAGCGCAGCATAAACGAATCCACGCTCGAGCCGCCCATGGGTTCTGGACCCTATGAGCTGTCCAGCTTCGATGCAGGCCGCACGGTCACCTATCGGCGCGCAGAGGATTACTGGGGTAACGACCACCCGACCCATGTCGGCACCAACAATTTCGACGAATACCGCGTCGAATTCTTCTTGGACGAAACGGTCTGGTTCGAGGCTTTCAAGGGCGACCAGTTCGACTTCTGGAGTGAATACACCGCCCGCCGCTGGGCCACCGGCTTCGACTTCCCGGCGGTCAAGGAAGGTCGCGTGGTGCAGGAACTGTTCGCCGAGGATTACAACGGCAGCGGGTTGATGGTGGGCTTCATTCCCAACCTGCGCCGCGAGAAGTTCCAGGACGAACGGGTGCGCGAAGCGCTCAACTACGCCTTCGACTTCGAGTCGCTGAACAAGACCCTGTTTTATGGTCAGTATGAGCGCGTCGATAGCCACTTCTTCGGCCTGCCCTTCAAGTCCACGGGCCTGCCCGAGGGCGAGGAACTGGACATCCTCAATTCGGTCAAGGACCTGATCCCTCCAAGCGTCTTTACCGAGCCTTACGTCAATCCTGTCAACGGCGATGCCGGGAAGCTTCGCGGCAACCTGCGCCAGGCGCTAAGCCTGCTCAATGAAGCCGGATACACCCTCAACGGCACCCAGCTCGTCGACGCCGCCGGCCAGCAGCTGACCATCGAGATTCTGACAAATCAGCCCTCGCTGGAGCCGATGTTCCAGAACCTGGTCACCAATCTCGGGACGATCGGCGTGCTGGCCACCATCCGCAATGTCGACAGCCCGCAATATATCAACCGCCTGCGCAGCTTTGACTATGACATGGTCTATACGCAGTGGCCCCAGTCCTGGTCTCCCGGCAACGAGCAGCGCTTCTTCTTTGGTTCGCAAAGCGCGACTGAAGAGGGGTCGCGCAACTATGCGGGCATTGCCGATCCGGGCATCGACGCGCTGATCGACAAGTTGATCGTTGCCGACGACCGCGCCAGCCAGGAAGCCGCCGTGAAGGCGCTAGACCGTGTCCTGCTGCACCACCATTACGTCGTGCCGGGCTATACCCTACGCAACTCCCGCACCGCCCGTTGGGACCGCTTCAGCCGCCCGGAAAACCTCCCAGAGTTTTCGAGCGGCTTCCCGACAATCTGGTGGTGGGACGCCGAGAAGGCCGCAAAGACGGGTGGAGCAGGGCAGTAA
- a CDS encoding ABC transporter ATP-binding protein, which yields MTAPLLSIRDLTVAFGANQAARSVSFDIAPGETVALVGESGSGKSVTALSVLKLLPPSGHLSGQVLFRGKDLLSVAPAELRAVRGNDISMIFQEPMSSLNPVHTIERQIGEVLAIHRGLRATAARKRTLELLDAVGIPDPASRLAAYPHQLSGGQRQRVMIAMALANEPDLLIADEPTTALDVTVQAQILTLLKELQSRLGMAMLFITHDLGIVKKVADRVCVMTAGEIVETGAVETVFAAPQHAYTKHLLAAEPRGTPPVSDPQAPSIVDVADLKVWFPVKRGLLRRTVGHIKAVDGVDLSIRRGETLGVVGESGSGKSTLGYAVLRLLPSDGRIIVLGNAVQARSWKAMRPLRASMQIVFQDPYGSLSPRLSVDQIIGEGLAVHAPHLTARERNDRVVRALEEVGLPPASRFRYPHEFSGGQRQRIAIARAMVLQPKFVVLDEPTSALDVSIQAQVVDLLRDLQQRHGLTYMFISHDLKVIRALANRLVVMRNGRIVEQGDAADIFAAPQSDYTKALMAAAFNTDRITPVPPVAP from the coding sequence ATGACCGCGCCCCTGCTCTCCATCCGCGACCTGACCGTCGCCTTTGGCGCGAACCAGGCGGCGCGCTCGGTTTCCTTCGATATTGCGCCTGGCGAAACCGTGGCCCTCGTCGGCGAGTCCGGTTCGGGCAAGTCCGTCACTGCCCTCTCCGTGCTCAAGCTCCTGCCCCCATCGGGGCACCTCTCCGGCCAGGTACTGTTCCGCGGCAAGGACCTGCTCTCCGTTGCGCCGGCCGAACTGCGCGCCGTGCGCGGCAACGACATTTCGATGATCTTCCAGGAACCGATGAGCTCGCTCAATCCGGTCCACACCATCGAGCGGCAGATCGGCGAAGTTCTTGCCATCCATCGCGGCCTGCGCGCCACAGCCGCCCGCAAGCGCACCCTGGAACTGCTCGATGCGGTCGGCATTCCCGATCCGGCCAGTCGCCTCGCCGCCTATCCCCACCAGCTCTCCGGAGGACAGCGCCAGCGCGTGATGATTGCCATGGCGCTGGCCAACGAACCTGACCTGTTGATCGCCGACGAGCCCACCACCGCGCTCGATGTAACGGTGCAGGCCCAGATCCTGACCTTGCTCAAGGAATTGCAGAGCCGCCTCGGCATGGCCATGCTGTTCATCACCCACGACCTGGGCATCGTCAAAAAGGTCGCCGACCGCGTCTGCGTCATGACTGCAGGCGAGATTGTCGAAACCGGCGCCGTCGAAACCGTCTTCGCCGCCCCGCAGCACGCCTATACCAAACACCTGCTGGCCGCCGAACCACGCGGCACTCCACCGGTGTCCGACCCACAGGCACCCAGCATCGTCGACGTGGCCGATCTCAAGGTCTGGTTCCCGGTCAAGCGTGGCCTGCTGCGCCGCACTGTCGGTCATATCAAGGCCGTCGATGGCGTCGATCTCTCCATCCGCCGCGGCGAAACGCTGGGCGTCGTCGGTGAAAGCGGCTCGGGGAAGTCCACCTTGGGCTATGCCGTGCTGCGCCTGCTGCCGTCCGACGGCCGGATCATCGTGCTCGGCAATGCCGTGCAGGCGCGTTCATGGAAGGCCATGCGCCCGTTGCGCGCCAGCATGCAGATCGTGTTCCAGGATCCCTATGGCTCGCTGAGCCCCCGCCTCTCGGTCGACCAGATCATCGGCGAAGGTCTGGCAGTGCACGCCCCCCATCTGACTGCCCGGGAGCGCAACGATCGGGTGGTCCGGGCGCTTGAGGAAGTCGGCCTGCCGCCAGCCAGCCGCTTCCGCTACCCGCATGAATTTTCCGGCGGCCAGCGCCAGCGCATCGCCATTGCCCGAGCCATGGTGCTGCAGCCCAAATTCGTCGTGCTGGACGAACCGACCTCGGCTCTCGACGTGTCGATCCAGGCCCAGGTGGTGGACCTGCTGCGCGATCTCCAGCAGCGCCATGGCCTGACCTACATGTTCATCTCGCACGATCTCAAGGTGATCAGGGCGCTGGCCAACCGGCTGGTCGTCATGCGCAACGGCAGGATCGTCGAGCAGGGAGACGCGGCCGACATCTTCGCCGCCCCGCAGTCCGACTATACCAAAGCGTTGATGGCAGCGGCCTTCAACACCGACCGCATCACCCCCGTGCCCCCTGTTGCGCCATGA
- a CDS encoding ABC transporter permease, protein MSEMAEQAAAIEAPRNRWLSPLNQRRLDNFRKNRRGYWSLWIFLALFVATLGSEFIANDKPIIALYKGELLFPAFVDYPESKFGGFLAVTNYRDEFNAAEIAANGWMIWPPVRFNYQTVDTFLPYSGAVAPSWTMDRAQNCAGYPLQAEDPNCHWGNFHWLGTDDSGRDVLARLLYGFRISILFGLTLTVISSVIGVFAGAVQGYFGGWLDLIFQRVIEIWTSIPALYLLLIISSVITPSFWVLLGILLLFSWVSLVGIVRAEFLRGRNFEYIAAARALGVSNLTIMFRHLLPNAMVATLTFMPFILSGSVVTLTSLDLLGFGLPPGSPSLGELLAQGKNNLQAPWLGVTGFFTIAIMMTLLVFIGEAVRDAFDPRKSLA, encoded by the coding sequence ATGAGCGAGATGGCAGAACAGGCCGCGGCCATCGAGGCGCCGCGCAATCGCTGGCTGAGCCCGCTCAACCAGCGCCGGCTCGACAATTTCCGCAAGAACCGGCGCGGTTACTGGTCGCTGTGGATTTTCCTGGCGCTCTTCGTCGCCACCCTCGGCTCCGAATTCATCGCCAACGACAAGCCCATCATCGCGCTCTACAAGGGCGAGCTGCTGTTTCCCGCCTTTGTGGACTATCCCGAATCCAAGTTCGGCGGCTTCCTTGCCGTCACCAATTATCGCGACGAGTTCAACGCTGCCGAGATCGCCGCCAATGGCTGGATGATCTGGCCCCCGGTGCGCTTCAACTACCAGACCGTCGATACCTTCCTGCCCTATTCGGGCGCTGTCGCTCCCAGCTGGACCATGGACCGGGCGCAGAACTGCGCCGGCTATCCCCTACAGGCCGAAGACCCCAACTGCCACTGGGGCAACTTCCACTGGCTGGGCACCGACGATAGCGGCCGCGATGTCCTGGCGCGCCTGCTCTACGGCTTCCGCATTTCCATTCTGTTCGGACTGACCCTGACCGTGATCTCCTCGGTCATCGGCGTCTTCGCCGGCGCCGTGCAGGGCTATTTCGGTGGCTGGCTCGATCTGATCTTCCAGCGCGTGATCGAGATCTGGACCTCGATTCCCGCTCTCTACCTGCTGCTGATTATCTCGTCGGTGATCACGCCCAGCTTCTGGGTGCTGCTGGGCATATTGCTGCTGTTTTCCTGGGTATCGCTGGTGGGCATCGTCCGCGCCGAGTTCCTGCGCGGCCGCAATTTCGAATATATCGCCGCCGCCCGGGCGCTGGGCGTCTCCAACCTCACCATCATGTTCAGGCACCTGCTGCCCAATGCCATGGTCGCAACGCTTACCTTCATGCCCTTTATCCTCTCGGGCTCGGTGGTGACGCTGACCTCGCTGGACCTGCTCGGCTTCGGCCTGCCGCCGGGCTCGCCGTCGCTGGGCGAATTGCTGGCCCAGGGCAAGAACAACCTCCAGGCGCCATGGCTCGGCGTCACCGGATTCTTCACCATCGCCATCATGATGACGCTGCTGGTTTTCATCGGCGAAGCGGTGCGCGACGCGTTCGATCCACGAAAGTCGCTGGCATGA
- a CDS encoding microcin C ABC transporter permease YejB encodes MGAYILRRLLLMIPTVFGIMAISFVITQFAPGGPVEQALANLSGQNVSLTERISGGGSGDLAGQAPNNPVGGKSTGYRGSQGLPPELVARIEKQFGFDKPPLERFGMMLWNYLRFDFGDSYYRDASVVELIVEKMPVSISLGLWMMLIAYGVSIPLGIRKAISDGSRFDIATSTIVIIGYAIPGFLVAIALIILFAGGSFWSIFPLRGITSPGFDTFPWWRQVLDYFWHLVLPITAMGLGAFATTTLLTKNSFIDEIGKQYVTTARAKGLTENQVLYRHVFRNAMMLIIASFPGAFVGAFFGGSLLIETIFSLDGLGLLGFQSVANRDYPVVFATLYIFSLLGLIIALISDLTYMWVDPRLDFESREV; translated from the coding sequence ATGGGCGCCTATATCCTTCGCCGCCTGCTGCTGATGATCCCGACCGTGTTCGGCATCATGGCTATCTCTTTCGTCATTACCCAATTTGCCCCGGGCGGCCCGGTCGAACAGGCGCTGGCGAACCTGTCCGGGCAGAATGTCTCGCTGACCGAGCGGATCAGTGGGGGTGGCAGTGGTGATCTCGCGGGCCAGGCTCCGAACAATCCTGTTGGCGGCAAGAGCACCGGCTATCGCGGCAGCCAGGGTCTGCCTCCCGAGCTGGTCGCCCGCATCGAAAAGCAGTTCGGCTTCGACAAGCCGCCGCTCGAACGCTTCGGCATGATGCTGTGGAACTATCTCCGCTTCGATTTCGGTGACAGCTACTATCGCGACGCATCGGTCGTCGAACTGATCGTCGAGAAAATGCCCGTCTCGATTTCCCTTGGCCTATGGATGATGCTGATCGCCTATGGCGTCTCCATTCCCCTGGGCATCAGGAAGGCCATTTCCGACGGCTCGCGCTTCGACATCGCCACCTCCACCATTGTAATCATCGGCTATGCCATTCCCGGTTTTCTCGTCGCTATCGCGCTGATCATCCTGTTTGCCGGCGGCTCCTTCTGGTCGATCTTCCCACTGCGCGGGATCACCTCGCCCGGCTTCGACACCTTTCCCTGGTGGCGACAGGTGCTCGACTATTTCTGGCACCTGGTTTTGCCCATCACCGCCATGGGCCTAGGCGCCTTCGCCACCACCACCCTGCTGACCAAGAACTCGTTTATCGACGAGATCGGCAAGCAATATGTCACCACCGCGCGCGCCAAGGGGCTGACGGAAAACCAGGTTCTCTACCGCCACGTCTTCCGCAACGCCATGATGCTCATCATCGCCAGCTTCCCGGGCGCCTTCGTCGGGGCCTTCTTCGGTGGCTCCCTGCTGATCGAGACCATCTTCTCGCTCGATGGCCTTGGCCTGCTCGGCTTCCAGTCCGTCGCCAACCGCGACTACCCTGTGGTCTTCGCCACGCTCTACATCTTCAGCCTGCTCGGCCTGATCATCGCGCTGATTTCGGACCTGACCTATATGTGGGTCGATCCGCGGCTGGATTTTGAAAGCCGCGAAGTATGA
- a CDS encoding AprI/Inh family metalloprotease inhibitor, with the protein MTVWMRGSLSAVGVAAMAVVLAACQSTGSNTANLNTIGAPAQVQAVPNSTVQQGTLPAIGATGTPAPGLSGQPVLGGVPANQTAMATPGTLPATTTPGASPSIVSLDPLAQPVAGGMSTGPEGAWNVVAGAATCRINLPKTAKTGTSYFRASAPGCTVPQIAGVTGWQQVGSQLQLYDENGNIAAFLAPSGGRYIGTMGGGQAISMSR; encoded by the coding sequence ATGACGGTTTGGATGCGCGGATCGTTGTCCGCGGTAGGCGTAGCGGCAATGGCCGTTGTGCTGGCGGCATGTCAGTCCACTGGGTCCAACACGGCCAATCTCAATACCATAGGCGCCCCCGCGCAGGTACAGGCCGTGCCCAATTCGACAGTGCAACAGGGCACGCTGCCGGCAATCGGCGCGACCGGCACCCCGGCTCCCGGCTTGAGCGGCCAGCCGGTTCTGGGTGGCGTTCCCGCCAATCAGACGGCCATGGCGACCCCCGGTACATTGCCGGCCACCACGACACCCGGTGCCTCGCCGTCGATCGTTTCGCTCGATCCGCTGGCCCAGCCGGTGGCGGGTGGCATGAGCACCGGGCCCGAAGGGGCCTGGAATGTCGTGGCGGGCGCTGCGACCTGCCGCATCAACCTGCCCAAGACCGCCAAGACCGGCACCAGCTATTTCCGAGCCTCTGCACCGGGCTGCACCGTGCCGCAGATTGCCGGCGTGACCGGCTGGCAGCAGGTGGGCAGCCAGCTGCAGCTTTATGATGAGAACGGCAACATCGCCGCTTTCCTGGCCCCTTCGGGCGGCCGTTATATCGGCACGATGGGTGGTGGCCAGGCCATCTCCATGTCGCGCTGA